GGTTGAAACCAAAGCCAACACCGATATCCATACACAAGATGTACAAGCCAAACAAGCCGCCGCGCAACAATGGTGCAAACACGCCTCTGACTATGCCATTACACAAGGCACAAAACCGTGGAAATACTTGTTAATTCCACACGATGAAGTCAACGAGGCTAAGCGCTTAATAGATTTTTTGCGTTTCCAATAGAAAATTCCCTAAAATCCGGGGTCTGTTTGCTCGACCCCGGCTGAAACATGTGGCGCTCTAAAGAAATTTTTATTATTGGTTTATTGCTGATTGTGGCGGTATTACATACCTACGGCTTTACCGTTGATCTACAGAAGTCAGATCGTAATGTCTTCCACCTAAGTATTGATGCCTTAGTGGTGTTGATTTCCTTCGCAGGCGTTGCTTATTTACTAAGAGAAAATTACAACAAGCGCCAAGAAATTGAGCGGTTGACTACGCAGTTAAATCATTCACACGAACGTATTTCCGATTTACACAAAAAATTACAGCAAGCGAGTCGCGGTTATTCAGAAGTGATTCAAGAGCAATTACAAGCCTGGGAATTAAGCCCAACTGAAAAGCAAGTGGCGTTATTACTCTTGAAGGGTTTAAGTTTTGAAGAAATCGCCACGGTACGCAATACCAAAGAAAAAACCGTGCGGCAGCAAGCCATTGCAATTTATCGTAAGTCGGGGTTAAACGGACGGCATGAATTTGCGGCGTGGTTTTTTGAGGATTTTTTAGGTTAACTCGCCTGTTAAAAAATAGAGTTGTACCAACGTTTAATACAACCCTTTGCTAACATCAGCTTCTATTTGATGTGTTATCTATACCTTAAATTCAAGCAGTTAGACTATCGGGCAAATGCTCTATAAGTTTAGAAAACTAGCGTTTGCTGTCTAACGTTTAGTAATACCCTCTTATACAGTTCGTGACCATTATTGTTTAAGCTTTTTGGATTAAGCCAGACATGCCGAAAAGGTCACGTTACTGCATCGCGTTGTTATGCAGTCTTCCGCTATTTGCTCAGGCAAATAATCAACTTAGCATTCCTCCCGCACAAAAAACCGCATTAGGTATTGAGGTGAGCACCGCCACGGTCAGTACGGCCAATGCCAATCAGTTAGAAGCCACGGCTAAAGTCATAGTGCCATCTGCCAGTCTCCGCGTTGTGGGTGCGCCTAGCGACGGTCTCATTACCGCGATGCCGCATCAAGAAGGTGACGCAGTGCGTAAAGGCGTATTGGTAGTCAGTTTTTCCTCGCCTGCCTTAGTTGAAGCACGTAAGCAATTAGTACAAGCGCAATTAAAACACCGTTTAGCCAGCGATAATGCGGCGCGGGATGCCGGTTTAGTCGAAAAAGGCTTACTCGCTCGCACCACGCTGCTCAATAGCCAAAATGAAGTGGATTTAAGCCAAGCCGATATTGAAGCGGCTGAGAAAACCATTCGCTTATTAGGCGGCAAAGTGGGCACAGATAGCAGTGAAATTCAGCTTTATGCGCCTATTTCTGGCACGGTTTTGGAAAATATGGCGGAAGTTGGGCAACGCGTGGATATTTCTACCCCCATTGTCAAACTTGCCGACTTACATCAACTCAGTTTGGAAATTCCGTTAACCACTGAACAAGCGAAGCAGGTACAACGCGGGGATGTCGTCAGTTTGGTGGATTATCCAATTAGCGGAGCGGTACGTTCGGTTAAACCGGCAATCGATAATTCACAGAACGTAAATTTGCGCGCTGATATTGAACAAGACAGTCTGAGTTTACAGCCCGGTCAGTCCGTTAAAGTTAAATTACAAGCGGGTAAAAATGCCGCGCCTAGCATTACGATTCCAAGCCAAGCCTTAGTTTGGGTCAGTGATAAACCTTACGTGTTTGTGGAAAGCAAAGACGGCTTTACCGCAACCGAAGTAAAAGTATTAAGCCAAACCAATGAACAAGCTTATATCAGCGGTATTCCCGCCGATACACGCGTGGCAAGCAAAGGTGTAGCAGCGCTTAAAGCAAAATGGCAAGAGGCTGGCGAATAAAGCATGTTGAATCGCTTAACCGAATTTTCTTTAGCACAACGCTGGCTGATTTTGGGCATTACCTTATTGCTAACGGCGTTAGGGGTACGCGCTTTCCTACAAATTCCAATTGATGCGTTTCCAGACGTGTCGACCACGCAAGTGAAGATGATTTTAAAAGCGCCGGGAATGACACCAGAGGAAGTGGAAGCGCGGATTACCCAGCCGGTCGAAACCGAATTATTAGGCATTCCCAATCAAGTAATTCTGCGTAGTGTTTCTAAATACGCGTTGGCAGATATTACGGTGGATTTTGCCGAAGGCACGGATATTTATTGGGCGCGTAGCCAAGTGGCGGAACGTTTCGCCAATGTGAAAGGCGATTTACCCGCCAATGTGAGTGGGGGACTTGCACCGATTTCTACCCCCTTATCCGAAATGTTCATGTTTACGATTGAGGGTGATATTCCCTTGGCGGAAAAGCGTACCTTGCTCGACTGGACAATACGCCCGCAAATTCGGGCGTTACCCGGGGTAGCGGATGTGAATGCCTTAGGCGGACGTGTGACCACCTTTGAAGTCACACCTGATTTAACGGCATTGAATGCCCGCAATTTAACACTAGAGGATTTGCGGTCAGCATTAGAAATGAATATCCGCAACGATGGTGCGGGGCGGGTAGATGAAGGCGAAGAAACGTGGGTGGTGCGTATTGAAGGCGGCATTAAACAACTCGACGATTTAAAACAGATTGTGGTGAAAACCGCGAATGATGTGCCCGTCACGGTTAATGATGTGGCTAAAGTAGATTTAGGCGAACTTACACGCTATGGAGCGGTGACGCAAAACGGACAAGGCGAAGCGGTCGAAGGTTTGGTACTCAGTTTACGCGGGGCTAATGCGGGCGAATTGATTAAAAATCTGAAAACCAAACTAGCCG
This DNA window, taken from Candidatus Thiocaldithrix dubininis, encodes the following:
- a CDS encoding LuxR C-terminal-related transcriptional regulator is translated as MWRSKEIFIIGLLLIVAVLHTYGFTVDLQKSDRNVFHLSIDALVVLISFAGVAYLLRENYNKRQEIERLTTQLNHSHERISDLHKKLQQASRGYSEVIQEQLQAWELSPTEKQVALLLLKGLSFEEIATVRNTKEKTVRQQAIAIYRKSGLNGRHEFAAWFFEDFLG
- a CDS encoding efflux RND transporter periplasmic adaptor subunit; amino-acid sequence: MPKRSRYCIALLCSLPLFAQANNQLSIPPAQKTALGIEVSTATVSTANANQLEATAKVIVPSASLRVVGAPSDGLITAMPHQEGDAVRKGVLVVSFSSPALVEARKQLVQAQLKHRLASDNAARDAGLVEKGLLARTTLLNSQNEVDLSQADIEAAEKTIRLLGGKVGTDSSEIQLYAPISGTVLENMAEVGQRVDISTPIVKLADLHQLSLEIPLTTEQAKQVQRGDVVSLVDYPISGAVRSVKPAIDNSQNVNLRADIEQDSLSLQPGQSVKVKLQAGKNAAPSITIPSQALVWVSDKPYVFVESKDGFTATEVKVLSQTNEQAYISGIPADTRVASKGVAALKAKWQEAGE